The genome window CGCCTCCGGCGCCACACTGCGCACGCCCAGCAGGAACGCCGTATAGCCGGAGATAACCTCCGTGCTGGCATTGGCGCCCACATACCCTACCAGTGCGTCCCGCGGAAGCAGTGCCCCGCTGTCCAGCAGCTGGCGCAGCTTCATGCCGGCGGCGATACCGCTGATATAGCGGGCCTGGTATATTTCCCCGTTGAAGGTATGGTAATTGTCCGGTGTGCCGTCCATGCTGATGGTCGGCAGGGACACCTGGCAGAACTGCACGTCCGGGAATTCCCTGGCCAGCGTGATCGGAATATCCGTATCCATGTTAATAAAGAGAATCTTAACGCCATCCCGGATCAGTTCCCGCATAGGCTGTTCCGATTCCCTGCTCAGCACATTGCTCTTCACCAGCACCTGTACCCGGTCGCCGTATTCATCCTCCAGAGCCCGCTGCGCCTTGACAAAGTTGGCGGTATACGGTGTGCTCTCATCTTCGGAATAAACAAAGCCTACCCGGGTCACATTGATCTTCGGCGCGTTGTCCCAGAACCCGGTTATGATTGATAAAGCAGCCAGCACAAGCACGCAGATGATAACAGTCGGGAGAAAAAACTTCTTCACGCTTTACCACCTTCTTCCTGGTCCTTCCTCTCCGAGATGCTGCCGGAACTGAAAGGACTTCCATCCTGCTTGTTCGCTTCGTTTTCCCGGGCGGCCGCCGCTTCCTTCTCTGCCTGTTCGCTGGCTTCCCTGGATACGTGGTAGATCTCGTTCAGGTCGATCGTGCCGTCCTTGATCAGCTTCAGCAGAATATCAACAAACTGCGGGTCAAACTGCGTTCCCCTGCCCCGTTCCATCTCGCCCAGCACGTAGCTGAAGTCCATCTGCTGGCGGTAGATACGGTTGGCTGTCATGGCGTCAAAGGCGTCTGCCACACCAATGATCCGGGCAAACAGCGGGATCTCCTCGCCTTTCAGGCCTTTGGGATAGCCCCGGCCGTCATACCGTTCATGGTGATACTGCGCACCGTCAATAACGTTGTCCAGCAGCGTAAAGTCCTTCAGGATTTCCGCGCCGCGGGTCGTATGGGATTTCATGACGGCGTATTCTTCATCCGTCAGACGGCCCGGCTTATTCAGGATAGCGTCGGGAATACCGATCTTGCCGATATCGTGCATATGAGCTGACCATTCAATATCCCTGCACTGTTTTTCGTCCAGTCCGTACTCACGGGCGATCTTCTTGGAATAGATAGCCACACGCTTGCTGTGGTCACTGGTCCGCTGGTCCTTGGCATCGACCGTACGGGCAATGGCAATAACTGTCTGTTTGCCCATCTCGATCTGACGGTTCGCCAGTTCCAGCTGTTCCTGCATCTTCCGCTCATGACGCTTGACCAGCAGCCATGTCACCCAGCCCACTGTAAACATAGGAACCGAAAGCATATAGAAGATGAACCAGTTGTTGTCGTACATCTCCTTTTCTTTCGTGATGTTGTAGGTACGCTCAACAATGATGTTCTCCTGGTTGTTGTCGAAAACAGCCAGGCGGAACACATAGTCCCCCGCGGGCAGGTTGGTATAGGAAATGGAACCCAGGGAGTTCTGCGGAACAATGGTCCAGTTCGTGTCGAAGCCATCCAGCATATAGCCGACGTTCGGATCCTGGATCGTGTAGTTGATCACTTCCGGCAGGATCTCCAGGCGGCTGACGCCCCGCGGGATCTTCTGGGTCACGCTGCGATCCACCCGGTGGACCGTACCGTCCATTTTGATGGTGGGAACGCTCATCCGGTACACCTTGGCCCCGGAGGCAAAGCTGTTGGTGTTGATCACAAACACGCCGGTGTCGCAGGGCAGGTACAGGTCGCCGTTCTCAGCGTTGAACCAGGTCCAGGAGTTGGCGGTCAGGCTGCTGTTCAGCCCGCGCCGGGAATCCAGCAGGTCATAGGAGATTTCATCCTTGCCGCTGAGCAGCTCATTCCGGTCCACGGTATAGATACCGGCGCTGCTCAGCACAAACAAGCTGTCCGTTCCCTTGATCCAGATATCATAGTTGTTGAAATAAGGGAAGTTGTCCAGCTTGCGGATGGTTTCATCCGTGTTCATGTAGCAAAGGCCGTTGCTTGTCACCACAAAGACGCCGCCGGTCTTGGTGTCCGGCACCGTCCGGAGGATCACCTCACTGCTCAGGCCGTCGACCCGGGTCAGCATCCTGACCACGTCGCCGTTCTCAATCACTGCCAGGCCGTTTCCGTCCGTACCGGCCAGGATCTTTCCGTCCGGAAGTTCCGTAATGGTCAGCACCATGCTGCTGATCCGGTCTTCCGCGTAAACGATGGTGTGTTCGATCCTGTGGTCCCGGATATAGCTCAGTCCCGTATCGCCGGCCGCGAG of Aristaeella lactis contains these proteins:
- a CDS encoding BMP family ABC transporter substrate-binding protein, with the protein product MKKFFLPTVIICVLVLAALSIITGFWDNAPKINVTRVGFVYSEDESTPYTANFVKAQRALEDEYGDRVQVLVKSNVLSRESEQPMRELIRDGVKILFINMDTDIPITLAREFPDVQFCQVSLPTISMDGTPDNYHTFNGEIYQARYISGIAAGMKLRQLLDSGALLPRDALVGYVGANASTEVISGYTAFLLGVRSVAPEATMRVRYTGSWSNYAAEKEQTRELIEEGCVIIAQHVNTTAPAVACEEAASAGKTVYHVGYHQSMMDIAPSCALASIRTNWAPYVIQAVQAVMSGTSIENTVEAHEHGRDLSAGFESGWVELLELNKFIAAEGTQEKIDNAIEGLKKGKIRVFSGNYTGVNPLNASDTIDLNEGFTENQYSSNPSFGYILKDYITVEN